From the genome of Streptomyces sp. NBC_00659, one region includes:
- a CDS encoding thioredoxin family protein, translated as MAKRVHQPREDAEFDFILGMSKTPVLAYFTGTWPKAIEPCRAMDLVVGAVADEYAGRLTAVRTDITRCPSATERYGVTGAPSYVLLKEGEAVAQGTGPMTIAEVRKFLDGHL; from the coding sequence ATGGCGAAGCGGGTTCACCAACCCCGTGAGGACGCGGAGTTCGATTTCATCCTCGGGATGAGCAAAACCCCGGTCCTCGCCTACTTCACCGGGACATGGCCCAAGGCGATCGAGCCCTGCCGGGCGATGGACCTCGTCGTGGGTGCTGTCGCCGACGAATACGCGGGTCGCCTGACGGCAGTCCGCACCGATATCACGCGCTGTCCGTCGGCGACCGAGCGATACGGGGTCACCGGAGCCCCGTCCTACGTCCTGCTGAAGGAGGGCGAGGCGGTGGCGCAAGGCACGGGGCCCATGACCATCGCCGAGGTACGGAAGTTCCTGGACGGCCACCTCTGA
- a CDS encoding NUDIX hydrolase, which translates to MPHSHVPPLAVDGRGNYLVSFARGTEDAPPCDAPLPAALVAIWHADRVLMVFDRFRQAWELPGGRIEEGESLRQTAARELLEESGQVPDGPLRFIGYAGFVLAPDQRAEYLALFAGRTTDVRDFQATEEIAGIRWWNLRDVLPGRVQPLDTYLARLTRESGSGPSHDPPCR; encoded by the coding sequence GTGCCCCATTCTCACGTTCCGCCTCTCGCGGTCGACGGTCGTGGCAATTACCTGGTCTCCTTCGCACGCGGGACCGAAGACGCGCCACCGTGTGACGCGCCGCTGCCGGCGGCGTTGGTCGCCATCTGGCACGCCGACCGTGTCCTCATGGTCTTCGATCGATTCCGCCAGGCGTGGGAACTGCCCGGCGGCCGCATTGAGGAAGGTGAATCCCTTCGGCAGACGGCCGCGCGCGAGTTGCTGGAGGAGAGCGGCCAGGTACCCGACGGACCGTTACGGTTCATCGGGTACGCGGGCTTCGTACTCGCACCCGACCAACGAGCCGAGTACCTGGCGTTGTTCGCAGGCCGCACCACCGATGTTCGGGACTTCCAGGCCACCGAAGAGATCGCGGGCATCCGTTGGTGGAACCTCCGGGACGTCCTCCCGGGACGTGTTCAACCCCTGGACACCTACCTCGCCCGGCTCACGAGAGAGTCGGGCTCTGGCCCCTCCCACGATCCACCGTGCCGTTAG
- a CDS encoding lysophospholipid acyltransferase family protein, producing MLSRTADLLVPAFGRLSVTTDASAELEPGSIIAANHTSLADPVIVVAALYRLGIEPVIMATAGLWRVPVLGRTLVREGHIPVHRGGPRAAAALDLAAEALRQGRHLLIYAEGGLPRRKDSAEGAPGEFRSGLARLAEYTGARVLPVGQAGARRMVSGGVVKQLAGLATAPVRRPQLHVHVGTPLVLSGDQAARTAGARAAVTAAWRTAAAHLGEPATLAA from the coding sequence GTGCTCAGCCGCACCGCCGACTTGCTGGTGCCCGCGTTCGGGCGTCTGTCGGTGACCACCGACGCATCCGCCGAGCTTGAGCCCGGCAGCATCATCGCCGCCAATCACACCTCGCTCGCGGACCCCGTCATCGTGGTCGCCGCCCTGTACCGCCTTGGCATCGAACCGGTCATCATGGCGACAGCAGGCCTGTGGCGTGTCCCCGTGCTTGGCCGCACCCTCGTCCGCGAAGGACACATCCCCGTGCACCGGGGCGGCCCGCGGGCCGCGGCCGCCCTCGATCTGGCCGCGGAAGCCCTTCGGCAGGGGCGCCATCTCCTCATCTACGCCGAAGGGGGTCTGCCCCGCCGCAAGGACTCCGCGGAGGGTGCCCCCGGCGAGTTCCGCAGCGGCTTGGCCCGGCTCGCCGAGTACACCGGCGCTCGTGTCCTACCCGTAGGCCAGGCCGGTGCCCGGCGCATGGTCTCAGGCGGTGTGGTCAAGCAGCTCGCCGGTCTGGCCACGGCACCGGTGCGCCGTCCTCAGTTGCACGTCCACGTGGGCACGCCGCTGGTCCTGTCCGGCGACCAAGCCGCGCGCACGGCAGGTGCCCGAGCCGCGGTGACCGCAGCCTGGCGGACAGCCGCCGCGCACCTGGGCGAGCCGGCCACGCTCGCCGCATAG
- a CDS encoding alpha/beta hydrolase: MYRSVLRGSRRGGAAAVAVLAAFTSALAGQPSAAAEGGAAPSVPASKLHWRACAGNSSYDCATARVPLDYGKPRGRTIELAVVKRKATGPGRRIGTLFFNPGGPGGPGTVQMPQNYDFFPEKVRERFDIVSWDPRGIGNSTAVNCFASPEEAEAWSASKPAGFPVGRQERQEWISAYRKLGRLCDERDPELLRHVSTEDSARDLDQLRRAAGDPKLNYLGISYGTILGATYANLFPSRVRAMTLDSNIAPTAWTNRASDDARLPTFLRMGSDHSAAATLEQFLELCGSRPAQCAFSAGSPRATRKKFDQLTARLRAHPVGTWTYARTVADTINSLYIVHPGWTQLAVRLQDLWQGREPQPATPDTSPLPYPIPYLGEEQAGAVFCGDSPNPRDPQVYHRLEEASAARTGDAGRFWTWAAEPCATWPATAANRYTGPWNKPTSKPILVVGTAYDPSTPYRDAQAMARELADARLLTNTGYGHTALLNPSSCINAHESRYFIDGTLPRPGTRCAQDTPPFSAP; encoded by the coding sequence ATGTACAGATCGGTACTCAGAGGGAGCCGTCGCGGGGGCGCCGCGGCTGTCGCCGTGCTGGCGGCCTTCACATCGGCACTGGCCGGGCAGCCCAGTGCCGCCGCCGAAGGCGGTGCCGCACCCTCCGTGCCGGCGTCGAAACTGCACTGGCGAGCCTGCGCCGGGAACAGCTCGTACGACTGTGCGACCGCACGTGTCCCGCTGGATTACGGCAAGCCCCGCGGGCGCACCATCGAACTCGCGGTCGTGAAGCGGAAGGCGACCGGCCCCGGCCGGCGGATCGGGACCCTGTTCTTCAACCCGGGCGGACCGGGCGGACCGGGAACCGTCCAGATGCCGCAGAACTACGACTTCTTCCCCGAGAAGGTCCGGGAGCGGTTCGACATCGTGAGCTGGGACCCTCGTGGAATCGGCAACAGCACGGCAGTGAACTGCTTCGCGAGTCCCGAGGAGGCCGAGGCCTGGAGCGCGAGCAAACCGGCCGGCTTCCCGGTCGGCCGGCAGGAACGCCAGGAATGGATCTCCGCGTACCGGAAGCTGGGGCGCCTGTGCGACGAGCGCGACCCCGAACTGCTGCGCCATGTCTCGACCGAGGACAGCGCCCGCGACCTCGACCAGCTCCGCCGTGCGGCGGGCGACCCGAAGCTCAACTACCTCGGCATCTCGTACGGCACCATCCTCGGCGCCACCTACGCCAATCTCTTCCCCTCACGGGTCCGCGCCATGACCCTCGACAGCAACATCGCCCCGACGGCATGGACGAACCGCGCCTCGGACGACGCCCGGCTGCCGACGTTCCTGCGCATGGGCTCCGACCACAGCGCCGCGGCCACGCTGGAGCAGTTTCTCGAACTCTGCGGATCCCGCCCGGCCCAGTGCGCGTTCTCCGCCGGCAGCCCGCGGGCCACCAGGAAGAAGTTCGACCAGCTGACGGCACGCCTGCGGGCGCATCCGGTGGGCACCTGGACATATGCCAGGACGGTGGCGGACACGATCAACAGCCTCTACATCGTCCACCCCGGATGGACCCAACTCGCCGTCAGACTCCAGGACCTGTGGCAGGGCAGAGAGCCGCAGCCCGCCACCCCGGACACGTCACCTCTCCCCTACCCGATCCCGTACCTGGGCGAGGAGCAGGCCGGGGCCGTGTTCTGCGGAGACAGCCCCAACCCGCGTGATCCCCAGGTCTACCACCGGCTCGAAGAGGCGAGTGCGGCCCGGACAGGCGACGCCGGACGCTTCTGGACATGGGCCGCCGAGCCGTGTGCCACCTGGCCGGCGACGGCCGCCAACCGCTACACCGGCCCGTGGAACAAGCCCACGTCCAAGCCCATCCTCGTAGTCGGCACCGCCTACGACCCCTCCACCCCCTACCGCGACGCGCAGGCCATGGCCAGGGAACTGGCCGACGCCCGCCTGCTCACCAACACCGGCTACGGGCACACCGCACTGCTCAACCCCAGCAGTTGCATCAACGCACACGAGAGCCGCTACTTCATCGACGGCACCCTCCCGCGCCCCGGAACGAGATGCGCTCAGGACACTCCGCCCTTCTCCGCGCCCTGA